Proteins encoded in a region of the Kosmotoga arenicorallina S304 genome:
- a CDS encoding peptidylprolyl isomerase, translating to MKRFVFISLFLFTFAFAFASGEIASLTLNGTPLSDAYFNVDAAVLQGYLNDTLGSYQQQGISLDPYFSTQNAPSQIELKYNILMNLLDDKMAGYYAKENGLFPDENEVTGYTDQITAGYLANPQYVSQIEMSYGSTETFWRIIESYVRSELIKQNILMTLVADYPASFTEYFESNKAEIKDKYEKVGASHILLTSEASATEIKNLIESGSISFEDAAKKYSIDTGTAQNGGFIGEFSRGQLVKEFEDAAFAATPGEIVGPVGTEYGYHIIRIESKSTFNTVEELLNTNAYTNVARDFQNEVYLDWFKKYKANSPLGYVIYDPELDLMDRLMKSQTSGEDIHDFYSRLEGEIFNSTGEVKEDTTAFAAILYLMISDSIMQPTLDNIQKLQYMLDARSNLPEEMKNLSFDALEAALEETPDSTDDKIMELKNNLSTLITYSHELGVFSDEEIKAKLSEEQAYRDGRYTVIGKVAGHLYHLIPNSETALEYLNKYSGNDPEVVFLYTNKRYEDEIKPILENEELFQSYLSYYTTYVGDKAAEMLVKYPLVSIENRLKENVIENEKASDELKLKSIKLLIEAYNKAGKLPVDKGLKIDFFSSALAYSYYLDDFVEKGLVEESEIDTLVDELLKEIEALENEE from the coding sequence GTGAAACGCTTTGTTTTTATCTCTTTATTTCTTTTTACCTTTGCTTTCGCCTTTGCAAGTGGGGAAATAGCCAGTCTAACGTTGAACGGGACACCATTGTCCGATGCTTATTTTAACGTGGATGCTGCTGTTCTTCAGGGATATTTGAATGACACGCTGGGAAGTTATCAGCAACAGGGTATTAGTTTAGATCCATACTTCTCCACGCAAAATGCTCCCAGCCAGATAGAGCTAAAATACAACATACTCATGAATTTACTTGATGATAAGATGGCAGGCTATTACGCAAAAGAAAACGGTCTTTTTCCGGATGAAAATGAAGTCACCGGTTATACGGATCAGATAACAGCCGGCTATCTTGCAAACCCTCAGTATGTATCACAAATAGAAATGAGCTACGGTTCAACAGAGACTTTCTGGAGAATAATAGAATCTTATGTCCGCTCGGAATTGATAAAGCAGAACATACTCATGACACTTGTGGCAGATTACCCTGCCAGCTTTACAGAGTACTTTGAGTCCAACAAAGCGGAAATAAAGGATAAATACGAAAAAGTAGGCGCAAGCCATATTCTTCTTACATCAGAAGCAAGTGCCACAGAAATCAAAAATCTCATCGAAAGTGGTTCGATCAGTTTTGAAGATGCTGCAAAAAAATATTCCATCGATACAGGCACTGCACAAAATGGCGGTTTCATTGGCGAATTCAGTCGTGGCCAGCTTGTGAAAGAATTTGAAGATGCAGCCTTTGCCGCTACCCCCGGCGAAATAGTGGGTCCCGTAGGAACGGAGTACGGTTATCACATAATAAGAATTGAGTCAAAAAGCACTTTCAATACGGTGGAAGAATTGCTGAATACAAACGCTTATACAAATGTCGCAAGAGACTTCCAGAATGAAGTATATCTCGATTGGTTCAAAAAGTACAAAGCAAACAGCCCTCTTGGCTATGTTATATACGATCCTGAACTTGACCTAATGGACAGGCTAATGAAATCTCAGACTTCAGGGGAGGATATACATGATTTCTATTCAAGGTTGGAAGGAGAAATATTCAATTCCACCGGGGAAGTAAAAGAAGATACCACGGCTTTTGCAGCAATCCTTTATCTAATGATCTCAGATTCCATCATGCAACCGACACTGGACAATATACAAAAGCTGCAATATATGCTTGATGCAAGAAGCAATTTGCCTGAGGAAATGAAAAATCTTTCGTTTGATGCTTTGGAGGCTGCTCTTGAAGAAACACCAGACAGTACAGATGATAAGATTATGGAATTGAAAAACAACCTTTCAACGCTGATAACCTATTCGCATGAGCTGGGAGTGTTTAGCGACGAAGAAATAAAGGCAAAGCTTTCCGAAGAGCAGGCTTACAGAGATGGAAGATACACTGTAATCGGAAAAGTCGCTGGACATCTGTACCACCTTATTCCGAACTCGGAAACCGCACTGGAATACCTGAACAAATACAGCGGGAATGATCCGGAAGTGGTGTTCCTGTACACCAATAAGCGATATGAAGATGAAATAAAACCGATATTGGAGAACGAAGAGCTTTTCCAGAGTTATTTGAGCTACTATACCACTTATGTCGGAGATAAAGCCGCTGAAATGCTTGTCAAATATCCCCTTGTTTCCATTGAAAATCGTTTGAAAGAGAACGTAATCGAAAATGAAAAGGCTTCTGACGAACTGAAACTAAAATCGATAAAGCTCCTGATAGAAGCCTACAACAAAGCTGGAAAACTCCCTGTTGACAAAGGTCTCAAAATCGATTTCTTCAGCAGTGCTCTCGCATACTCATATTACCTTGACGACTTTGTTGAAAAGGGACTTGTTGAAGAATCTGAAATTGACACTCTTGTCGATGAGCTGTTGAAAGAAATCGAAGCCTTAGAAAACGAAGAGTAA
- a CDS encoding LacI family DNA-binding transcriptional regulator — MVTIKEVAKEAGVSIATVSRVINGSTQVSEEKRKRVLKAMQKLGYKPRPSYRKNSELFGTIGVVLPNLSAYHYPNILTGIYEKAFNKGYDVMVALAKDRPMREKEILDEYFNRKVDGVLVCTLKCDEHFMQKFIDSGIPVVGVDYPVEEVHIDSVNIDNIMGAYAAMRYLSSKGHRKIFYIRGTQNVYASRDREKGIAKYLQRHKEVEVIMSKIVGFDPEDGYEAVMRYFNSHANITAIFCANDYVALGAVKALSKLGLKVPDDISVMGFDDSPFASFVIPSLTTVRQPREEMGSLAAQLLIERLEASKNSIYRNVVLPTEIVERESVKALERQ, encoded by the coding sequence ATGGTTACCATAAAAGAAGTGGCAAAAGAAGCCGGGGTTTCCATAGCCACTGTTTCGAGAGTAATAAACGGTTCAACGCAGGTTTCAGAAGAAAAGCGGAAAAGAGTTTTGAAAGCCATGCAAAAGCTCGGTTATAAGCCAAGACCCTCTTACCGAAAAAATTCGGAGCTTTTTGGAACTATTGGTGTAGTTCTTCCAAATTTGAGCGCATACCATTATCCAAATATCCTAACGGGGATCTATGAAAAGGCATTTAATAAAGGTTATGATGTCATGGTAGCCCTCGCCAAAGATAGGCCTATGCGTGAAAAGGAAATCCTCGATGAATATTTTAATCGAAAGGTAGATGGGGTTTTGGTATGCACTCTGAAATGCGACGAACATTTTATGCAGAAATTTATTGACAGCGGAATACCTGTTGTTGGCGTTGATTACCCCGTTGAGGAGGTGCATATTGATTCGGTAAACATCGACAATATTATGGGAGCATATGCCGCCATGAGATACCTGTCCAGCAAGGGTCACAGGAAGATATTTTACATTCGTGGAACCCAGAACGTATACGCCTCTCGTGATAGGGAGAAAGGCATAGCGAAATACCTCCAGAGGCACAAAGAGGTTGAGGTAATCATGAGCAAAATTGTTGGCTTTGATCCAGAAGATGGTTATGAAGCCGTTATGAGATACTTCAATTCACACGCGAACATAACTGCTATATTTTGTGCTAATGATTATGTGGCGCTTGGAGCTGTAAAGGCCTTAAGCAAGCTGGGATTAAAAGTCCCGGACGATATTTCTGTAATGGGGTTCGATGATTCCCCCTTTGCTTCATTTGTTATTCCTTCGCTTACAACCGTTCGCCAGCCACGTGAAGAAATGGGTTCCCTGGCGGCGCAACTTTTAATAGAAAGGCTTGAAGCAAGTAAAAATTCCATTTATAGAAACGTTGTGCTCCCCACAGAGATTGTGGAAAGGGAGTCTGTAAAAGCACTTGAAAGGCAGTGA
- the bgaS gene encoding beta-galactosidase BgaS, with product MFSEDFLFGASMSGFQFEMGDNAVDSNTDWFLWVHDPLLQENGVVSGDLPEKGLGYWERYPEVHELAIESGFNALRIGIEWSRIFPVETFGAETLEELKEIADYSAIERYREILIDIRNKGMKTMVNLNHFTLPLWLHDPIKINRNADFTKSGWLDERSPHEFAKFSAFIVRELDEVVDFWSTMNEPNVVANLGYFQRPSGFPPSLVAPKLWKKALDNEIKAHRLSYEAMREYTAKPIGVIYAFHWIDGDDSATEANNLINWYFMDAVSEKADYIGINYYTRTFVKRREQVLRAGEFEISWRSQAGYGFSCEPNTISKEGLPVSDAGWEIYPLGLYNMTKAICERYKKPVYITENGIADDKDALRPYYLISHLATIEKLLEEGYDIRGYLHWSLTDNYEWARGFSLRFGLVHVDYDKGILTPRPSFFLYREIIKSRTTKRFSTFLNAPFGLWK from the coding sequence ATGTTCAGTGAAGATTTTCTCTTTGGAGCTTCAATGTCAGGTTTTCAATTTGAAATGGGCGATAACGCGGTTGATTCAAATACAGATTGGTTCCTCTGGGTTCACGATCCATTACTGCAAGAAAACGGTGTGGTAAGCGGAGATCTCCCCGAAAAAGGGCTGGGGTATTGGGAAAGGTACCCGGAAGTTCATGAACTCGCCATTGAATCGGGGTTCAATGCTCTTAGAATTGGCATTGAATGGTCAAGGATATTTCCCGTGGAGACCTTTGGTGCGGAAACCCTAGAGGAATTGAAGGAAATCGCTGACTATTCGGCTATTGAACGTTACAGGGAGATTTTAATAGATATAAGAAACAAAGGTATGAAAACAATGGTCAACCTGAATCATTTTACATTACCGCTGTGGTTGCATGACCCAATAAAAATTAACCGCAACGCCGATTTTACTAAAAGCGGCTGGTTGGACGAGAGAAGCCCTCATGAATTTGCAAAATTTTCCGCCTTTATAGTGAGAGAGCTCGATGAAGTGGTCGATTTTTGGTCTACAATGAACGAGCCCAATGTAGTTGCCAATCTCGGCTATTTTCAAAGACCATCTGGTTTTCCACCATCGCTTGTTGCTCCAAAATTGTGGAAGAAAGCCCTTGATAACGAGATAAAGGCACATCGCCTTTCATATGAAGCGATGAGAGAGTATACAGCAAAACCCATTGGGGTTATTTACGCTTTTCACTGGATAGACGGAGATGATAGCGCCACCGAAGCAAATAACCTTATTAACTGGTATTTCATGGATGCCGTAAGTGAAAAAGCCGATTATATAGGTATCAATTACTATACGCGCACATTTGTTAAAAGAAGAGAGCAAGTTCTAAGGGCGGGTGAATTTGAGATAAGCTGGAGAAGCCAGGCTGGATATGGTTTTTCTTGTGAACCAAATACCATTTCCAAAGAAGGTCTGCCTGTTAGCGATGCAGGCTGGGAAATATATCCATTGGGACTTTACAACATGACCAAAGCCATATGCGAAAGGTATAAGAAGCCCGTATATATTACAGAAAACGGTATTGCCGACGATAAGGATGCCTTGAGGCCTTATTATCTTATATCCCACCTTGCGACGATTGAAAAATTGCTTGAAGAGGGATATGACATCCGGGGATATTTACACTGGTCATTAACGGACAATTATGAATGGGCAAGGGGATTTTCCTTGAGATTCGGTCTGGTTCATGTTGATTATGATAAAGGAATTTTAACTCCAAGGCCAAGCTTCTTTCTTTATCGCGAGATAATAAAAAGCAGAACCACGAAAAGGTTCAGCACTTTTTTGAATGCGCCTTTTGGCCTTTGGAAATAG
- a CDS encoding glycoside hydrolase 5 family protein — protein sequence MWEDEYWNPETVEEEVKAMKEFGMNLCRFFILSPSFLPSPGKISEVHIKRLNAFLEICEKHKLKTIPTFIVGHMSGENWDFEFREGRDLYSDPYMIEQQEFLIREITKKVKDFDSIWGYLLTNEMPLYGGEGSPGKVINWAKKLVKAVKAIDPDRPVGIGDGNWNVFGGNNGFDIPGLSKIVDFFGPHMYVPETDYYRHSVITEFMVRFLRPFGLPVLFEEFGASSSHASDENIALYYREIFLNTFLSGGTGNLGWCLNDFSYSEMPPYRHHPFELRFGVFDKEGKPKPAAYEFRSFRNQVVDFNGFSSIDPQAAILVPSYYNRQYPFSVDKTRVMARQMLQAMVMAAKAGFEVDFLFEDNLDNLKKYKLIIAPCARKLLATTTETLHNFVKNGGNLYMSYFAGADLFQPGMWIHNFEDLTGCKHDSKYGLFDALTGDIELDFQGHIWKIRAQYGEYPHENAYLPLKECNGKLIKLSEKLFFTETKLNRGKVSFLNFPLEHLLLKTPMVNHTDLSYIFYRKAARDAGITLFYTDNPLIRLRLLSKGDEKLAVLQNVSWDKQKAEYILAPFETRISLELSPKEYKVMRI from the coding sequence ATGTGGGAAGATGAATACTGGAATCCCGAAACAGTTGAGGAAGAAGTGAAAGCGATGAAAGAGTTTGGCATGAACCTGTGCCGCTTTTTCATTCTAAGCCCCAGCTTCTTGCCTTCGCCCGGGAAAATTAGTGAGGTGCATATAAAAAGACTCAATGCTTTTCTTGAAATATGTGAAAAGCATAAACTCAAAACAATACCAACATTCATTGTTGGGCATATGTCCGGAGAAAACTGGGATTTTGAGTTTAGAGAGGGTCGAGATTTGTATTCAGATCCCTATATGATAGAGCAGCAGGAATTCCTCATCAGGGAGATTACAAAAAAGGTAAAGGATTTTGACAGCATTTGGGGATATCTCTTGACAAATGAAATGCCCCTTTACGGAGGCGAAGGGTCCCCTGGAAAAGTGATTAATTGGGCGAAAAAGCTTGTAAAAGCAGTAAAAGCAATTGACCCGGATAGGCCTGTGGGGATTGGCGATGGTAATTGGAATGTATTTGGCGGAAATAACGGTTTTGATATTCCGGGTTTATCTAAAATAGTGGATTTTTTTGGACCACATATGTACGTACCAGAAACCGATTATTACAGACATAGCGTGATCACAGAATTCATGGTAAGGTTTTTAAGGCCCTTTGGCTTGCCCGTGTTGTTTGAGGAATTTGGCGCATCATCAAGCCATGCTTCTGATGAAAATATAGCCCTTTATTACAGAGAAATCTTTCTAAATACTTTCCTCTCAGGTGGCACAGGGAATCTTGGTTGGTGCTTGAATGATTTTTCATATTCGGAAATGCCTCCTTATCGGCACCACCCCTTTGAATTGAGGTTTGGCGTCTTTGATAAAGAAGGGAAGCCAAAACCCGCCGCGTATGAGTTCAGAAGCTTTCGCAATCAGGTTGTGGATTTCAATGGATTTTCGTCTATCGATCCTCAAGCCGCAATTTTGGTTCCTTCGTATTATAACAGGCAATATCCTTTTTCAGTGGATAAAACAAGGGTAATGGCCAGACAGATGTTGCAGGCAATGGTAATGGCTGCCAAAGCTGGTTTTGAAGTTGATTTCCTCTTTGAAGATAATCTTGATAACTTAAAAAAATATAAGCTGATAATCGCACCCTGCGCCAGAAAGCTTCTGGCAACCACCACGGAAACCCTTCACAACTTTGTGAAAAACGGCGGGAATTTATATATGAGTTATTTTGCTGGCGCAGACCTTTTTCAGCCAGGTATGTGGATTCATAATTTTGAAGATCTCACCGGCTGCAAGCATGATTCAAAGTACGGTTTATTTGACGCCTTGACAGGGGATATTGAATTGGATTTCCAGGGGCATATCTGGAAAATTCGGGCGCAATACGGCGAATACCCTCATGAAAATGCGTATCTTCCGCTAAAAGAATGCAACGGAAAACTCATAAAGCTTTCAGAAAAGCTCTTTTTCACGGAAACGAAACTAAATAGGGGAAAGGTTTCATTCCTAAATTTCCCGCTTGAACACCTTTTGCTCAAAACGCCTATGGTAAACCATACAGACCTTTCCTACATATTTTACAGAAAAGCAGCCAGGGACGCAGGGATAACTCTTTTCTATACTGACAATCCTTTGATAAGATTGAGATTGCTGTCAAAGGGTGACGAAAAGCTTGCTGTGCTTCAAAATGTCTCGTGGGATAAGCAAAAAGCCGAATACATTCTCGCCCCATTTGAAACCAGGATCTCCCTTGAACTAAGCCCCAAAGAATACAAGGTTATGAGGATATGA